A single window of Nicotiana tomentosiformis chromosome 1, ASM39032v3, whole genome shotgun sequence DNA harbors:
- the LOC138907005 gene encoding uncharacterized protein: MEFIRLAKHAPHMVKTEKAKIRRFIGGLAYHIKDTTSAAAVGMTTFSSVVGFAKHLEKDRQQRREEKEHNKKARTTGRFNGTSSRGGRYSSNKELLAPAQSSHQSAGGSSFRRTQSYGNQSRQNQNFRTSSSHRLSHVEQHSHQQGLCGTCKRQHSDIGHIKANCPKLRRNFSGGSTRPSSSSATAVAPPQARGSHNQTGYGAGRGAVRVTQGGGQPRLFATLDRQSAEAYAEVITDCRAKLVRFQFPNEEVLEWKDSSASLVGKFISYLKAQRMISKGCLAYLAHIIIPESEPPALSSVPVIREFPEVFPDDLPGLQEL, translated from the exons ATGGAATTCATAAGATTAGCTAAGCATGCTCCTCACATGGTTAAGACAGAAAAAGCAAAGATTCGCAGGTTTATTGGTGGTTTGGCTTACCACATTAAAGATACGACATCAGCTGCAGCGGTAGGGATGACAACCTTCTCCTCTGTTGTGGGATTCGCCAAGCACTTAGAAAAAGACAGACAACaaaggagagaagaaaaagagcatAACAAGAAAGCCCGGACAACGGGAAGGTTTAATGGTACATCCAGCAGAGGTGGAAGGTATTCCTCTAATAAGGAGTTATTAGCACCAGCTCAGTCCAGTCATCAGTCAGCTGGTGGGTCTTCCTTCAGACGTACTCAGAGTTATGGAAACCAGTCTCGCCAGAATCAGAATtttaggacatcatcctcacataGACTGAGTCATGTTGAGCAACATTCACACCAACAAGGTCTTTGTGGAACATGTAAGCGGCAACATTCAG ACATTGGTCATATAAAGGCCAACTGCCCAAAGTTGCGACGTAATTTCAGTGGTGGATCAACTCGTCCTTCTAGTTCCTCAGCTACTGCAGTTGCACCACCTCAGGCTCGTGGTTCTCATAATCAGACCGGGTATGGGGCAGGCAGAGGTGCAGTTCGAGTTACTCAAGGAGGGGGACAACCCCGTTTGTTTGCTACACTTGATCGTCAGAGTGCAGAGGCATATGCAGAAGTTATTACAG ATTGTCGTGCCAAGTTAGTCAGGTTTCAATTTCCAAATGAAGAAGTCTTAGAGTGGAAGGATAGTTCAGCATCACTTgtaggtaagtttatttcttaccttaaagcACAACGAATGATCAGTAAGGGGTGTCTTGCCTATTTGGCACACATCATTATTCCAGAATCAGAACCACCAGCTCTTTCGTCTGTGCCAGTTATTAGAGAATTCCCAGAAGTTTTCCCAGATGACCTTCCTGGACTTCAAGAATTATAG
- the LOC104108301 gene encoding auxin-induced protein 15A-like gives MAIRIIKKSSTSGDVPKGHFAVYVGEKQKKRFLIPVSFLSQPLFQDLLSQAEEEFGFDHPMGGVTIPCSVDVFTDLTSRLRK, from the coding sequence ATGGCTATTCGTATAATCAAGAAGTCTTCCACAAGTGGAGATGTTCCAAAAGGCCATTTTGCTGTGTATGTTGGGGAGAAGCAAAAGAAGAGATTTCTAATCCCCGTATCGTTCTTGAGTCAACCTTTATTTCAAGACTTGCTTAGTCAAGCTGAGGAAGAATTTGGCTTTGATCATCCTATGGGTGGTGTCACAATTCCCTGTAGCGTGGATGTCTTCACTGATCTTACTTCTCGCTTGAGGAAGTGA